From a region of the Brachyhypopomus gauderio isolate BG-103 unplaced genomic scaffold, BGAUD_0.2 sc139, whole genome shotgun sequence genome:
- the hao2 gene encoding 2-Hydroxyacid oxidase 2 encodes MTMVCLKDFEEYARQHLSKATWDYYAAGADECCTRDDNLQAYKRIRLRPRILRDVSMSDTRTTVLGTEISFPVGIAPTAFHCLAWHEGELATARATESLNTCYITSTYSTCSVEEICAAAPNGFRWFQLYVYRDRNLSEQLVRRVEVLGYKALVLTVDVPYTGKRRDDIRNRFKLPPHLKVKNFEGVFEETTGLDEYGVPANTLDPSISWKDVHWLQSVTRLPIIIKGILTKEDAELAVEHGVQGIIVSNHGGRQLDGGPATIDCLSEIVDAVQGRVEVYLDGGVRTGGDVLKALALGAKCVFIGRPAVWGLAYKGEQGLREVLQILKDEFCLSMALSGCRNVAEINRNLIHFSKL; translated from the exons ATGACCATGGTGTGTCTGAAGGACTTTGAGGAGTATGCCAGGCAGCACCTCTCCAAGGCCACGTGGGACTATTACGCCGCGGGAGCGGACGAGTGTTGCACCAGGGACGATAACCTCCAGGCCTACAAGAG GATCCGACTGAGACCACGGATCTTGCGTGACGTGTCCATGAGTGATACACGGACCACTGTTTTGGGAACAGAGATCAGCTTCCCGGTGGGCATTGCGCCAACGGCGTTCCACTGCCTGGCCTGGCATGAGGGCGAGCTGGCGACTGCCAGGG ctACGGAGTCTCTGAACACCTGCTACATCACCAGCACATACTCCACCTGCTCGGTGGAGGAGATCTGTGCAGCAGCGCCCAACGGTTTCCGCTGGTTCCAGCTCTACGTGTACCGCGATCGGAACCTGTCGGAGCAGCTGGTGCGCAGGGTGGAGGTTCTGGGCTACAAGGCCCTGGTGCTCACCGTAGACGTGCCGTACACGGGCAAACGCCGGGATGACATTCGCAACCGGTTCAAGCTCCCCCCACACCTGAAGGTCAAGAATTTCGAGGGTGTCTTTGAG gaaacTACAGGTCTTGATGAGTACGGCGTTCCCGCTAACACCCTGGACCCGTCTATCAGCTGGAAGGACGTGCACTGGCTACAGTCTGTCACCCGCCTGCCCATTATAATCAAAGGCATCCTGACCAAAGAGGACGCTGAGCTGGCTGTAGAGCACGGGGTCCAAGGAATCATCGTGTCCAATCACGGAGGTCGGCAGCTGGACGGGGGGCCGGCCAcg ATAGACTGTCTGTCTGAGATAGTGGACGCGGTACAAGGACGCGTGGAGGTGTACTTGGACGGCGGCGTCCGCACGGGCGGTGACGTGCTCAAGGCCTTGGCCCTGGGAGCCAAGTGTGTGTTTATCGGGCGTCCAGCTGTCTGGGGCCTCGCTTACAAG GGGGAGCAGGGACTGAGAGAGGTCCTGCAGATACTAAAGGATGAGTTCTGTTTGTCCATGGCCCTGTCGG GGTGCAGGAACGTGGCTGAGATTAACCGGAACCTCATTCATTTCTCGAAACTCTGA
- the LOC143500279 gene encoding kelch-like protein 9, with protein sequence MRGNSGEEGKLQRALSRIGSRSQREPPRPPPQAAPQPAAASQPPTLARQPEPAARTPVAAPKPPEPTPKPQAPPQTPPPAPPQTPPQAPPPKPSVPPKPQLGVFSSFEHGSVILQGLDHFRLDKTLCDVTLVPGDSKEQFSVHRVIMASASDYFKAMFTGGMKEEQLQEIKLHGVSSVGLRNIIEFIYTSRVRLSLANLQDTLEAASFLQVMPVLRFCNQLLSSEVTIENCTEVERIASDMLLEDVQAHVHNFVCQNFSSLVQSERFLELSEASMSAALASDSLQGFSEMELYRVARAWLAHCPGERRGSAYALMRHVRFPLMSPAELLQISQEHQAGGGGAGGGAETGGEEAFMRSDTACVNLLLEASNYQMLPYLQPALQTERTRIRSDTTHLLALGGVMRQQLVVSRELRLYDEEGGGTWRALQPMEVPRYQHGVALLGGFLYIVGGQSTYDTKGKTAVDSAYRYDPRFDRWLQIASLNEKRTFFHLSALQGKLYAVGGRNAAGEIDTVECYDLSKNEWAFVSPMSEPHYGHAGTVHGGLMYVSGGITRDAFQKELSCYDPASDSWSRRADMTELRGLHCMSTVDQRLYVMGGNHFRGTNDYDDVLSCEFYSPATDQWTVVAPMPRGQSDVGVAVYKGRIYVVGGYSWNSRCMVDIVQCYDPESDEWERVFNVLEPLGGIRACTMTVHRPEGSVLEAQIQECPLPTAKS encoded by the exons ATGAGGGG GAACAGTGGAGAGGAGGGTAAACTGCAGCGGGCGCTGTCTCGTATTGGCAGCAGGAGTCAGAGGGAGCCGCCCAGACCCCCCCCACAGGCAGCCCCGCAGCCCGCAGCCGCCTCTCAACCCCCCACTTTAGCAAGGCAACCCGAGCCGGCAGCCAGAACCCCAGTGGCCGCCCCCAAACCTCCAGAGCCTACGCCCAAGCCCCAAGCCCCGCCACaaaccccgcccccagccccgccaCAAACCCCGCCCCAAGCCCCACCCCCCAAACCCAGCGTTCCTCCCAAGCCGCAGCTCGGGGTGTTCAGCAGTTTCGAGCATGGAAGTGTCATATTACAG ggccTGGATCATTTTCGATTGGATAAAACCCTGTGTGATGTCACGCTGGTACCTGGTGACAGCAAGGAGCAGTTCTCCGTTCACCGAGTGATCATGGCTTCAGCCAGCGACTACTTCAAGGCCATGTTCACAG GCGGGATGAAAGAGGAGCAGCTGCAGGAGATAAAGCTCCACGGTGTGAGCAGCGTGGGTCTGAGGAACATCATCGAGTTCATCTACACGTCCCGCGTGAGGCTGAGCCTGGCCAACCTGCAGGACACCCTGGAGGCCGCCAGCTTCCTGCAGGTCATGCCCGTACTCAGGTTCTGCAACCAGCTGCTCAGCAGTGAG GTTACCATAGAAAACTGTACAGAAGTTGAGCGCATTGCTAGCGATATGCTCCTCGAGGACGTCCAGGCCCACGTTCACAACTTCGTATGCCAGAACTTCTCTTCCCTGGTGCAGAGCGAACGCTTCCTGGAGCTGTCGGAGGCCAGCATGTCAGCGGCCCTGGCCAGCGATTCGCTGCAGGGTTTCTCGGAGATGGAGCTGTACCGCGTAGCTCGGGCGTGGCTGGCTCACTGCCCCGGTGAGCGGCGGGGTAGTGCCTACGCGCTGATGCGGCACGTGCGTTTCCCCCTCATGAGCCCCGCCGAACTACTCCAGATCTCCCAGGAGCACCAGGCaggcgggggcggggccgggggcgGGGCCGAGACGGGCGGGGAGGAGGCGTTCATGCGCTCCGACACGGCCTGCGTCAACCTGCTGCTGGAGGCCAGCAACTACCAGATGCTCCCGTACCTCCAGCCGGCGCTGCAGACGGAGAGGACGCGCATCCGCTCGGACACCACGCACCTGCTGGCCCTGGGGGGCGTGATGAGGCAGCAGCTGGTGGTGAGCCGGGAGCTGCGGCTGTACGACGAGGAGGGAGGGGGCACGTGGAGGGCCCTGCAGCCCATGGAGGTGCCCCGCTACCAGCACGGCGTGGCCCTGCTGGGCGGCTTCCTCTACATCGTCGGTGGCCAGAGCACGTACGACACCAAGGGTAAGACGGCGGTGGACAGCGCGTACCGGTACGACCCTCGCTTCGACCGCTGGCTACAGATCGCCTCCCTAAATGAGAAGAGGACCTTCTTCCATCTGAGCGCTCTGCAGGGGAAGCTGTACGCTGTGGGAGGACGCAACGCCGCTGGAGAGATCG ACACAGTGGAGTGTTATGACCTGAGCAAGAATGAGTGGGCCTTTGTCTCACCCATGAGCGAACCTCACTATGGCCATGCAGGCACTGTGCATGGAGGTCTTATGTATGTCTCAG GCGGCATAACGCGAGACGCGTTCCAGAAGGAGTTGTCCTGCTACGACCCTGCCTCGGACTCGTGGAGCCGTCGGGCAGACATGACGGAACTGCGCGGTCTGCACTGCATGTCCACGGTGGACCAGCGCCTCTACGTCATGGGCGGGAACCACTTCCGTGGGACCAACGATTACGACGACGTGCTCAGCTGCGAGTTCTACAGCCCTGCGACGGACCAGTGGACCGTGGTGGCACCCATGCCCCGGGGACAGAGTGATGTGGGCGTGGCCGTGTACAAGGGGCGGATCTACGTGGTGGGCGGATACTCGTGGAACAGCCGCTGTATGGTGGACATAGTGCAATGCTACGACCCTGAGTCGGATGAGTGGGAGAGGGTGTTCAACGTGCTCGAGCCCCTGGGAGGCATCAGAGCCTGCACCATGACCGTCCACCGTCCGGAGGGGTCAGTGCTCGAAGCACAGATACAGGAGTGTCCCCTCCCAACAGCTAAGAGTTGA
- the hsd3b1 gene encoding hydroxy-delta-5-steroid dehydrogenase, 3 beta- and steroid delta-isomerase 1, whose amino-acid sequence MSLAGDVCVVTGACGFLGERLVRMLLEEERLSEIRLLDRNIRPDLTHALKDSLGETKLSVFEGDIRDSELLKRACRGASVVFHTASLIDVIGAIDPSELFGVNVKGTQLLLETCVQESVSSFIYTSSIEVAGPNVRGDPIIGGNEETQYVCCLKFPYSQSKKEAEQLCLRAHGEVLGNGARLATCVLRPMYIYGEGCRFTLGHMRDGIRNGDVLLRISRREAKVNPVYVGNAAFGHLQAARALKAPQRRAAVGGNFYYISDDTPPISYSDFNHAVLAPLGFGIQTRPVLPFPILYLMAFLMELLQAVLRPFLKFTPPMNRQLLVMLNTSFSFSYQKAHRDMGYTPRHDWEEARQRTTDWLASVLPRERERVSVK is encoded by the exons ATGTCGCTCGCGGGGGACGTGTGCGTGGTAACGGGTGCGTGCGGCTTTCTCGGGGAGAGGCTGGTCAGGATGCTGCTTGAGGAAGAGAGACTTTCAGAGATCCGACTATTGGACAGAAACATCCGACCTGATCTCACTCACGCTTTGAAAG ATTCCCTGGGTGAGACTAAATTGAGCGTCTTTGAGGGGGACATCAGAGACAGTGAACTGTTGAAAAGGGCCTGCAGGGGGGCGTCTGTCGTCTTCCACACTGCCTCTCTCATCGATGTTATCGGAGCTATCGACCCTAGTGAACTGTTCGGAGTAAACGTTAAAG GCACCcagctcctcctggagaccTGCGTCCAGGAGAGCGTGAGCTCCTTCATCTACACCAGCAGCATCGAGGTTGCTGGCCCAAACGTTCGTGGGGACCCCATCATCGGTGGGAACGAGGAGACCCAGTACGTGTGCTGCTTGAAGTTCCCCTACAGCCAGAGCAAGAAGGAGGCCGAACAGCTTTGCCTTCGAGCCCACGGGGAGGTTCTTGGGAACGGGGCTCGGCTGGCCACCTGCGTCCTGAGGCCGATGTACATCTACGGAGAGGGCTGTCGCTTCACCCTGGGCCACATGAGGGACGGGATCAGAAACGGCGACGTGCTGCTGCGGATCTCTCGGCGTGAGGCTAAAGTGAACCCGGTCTACGTGGGCAACGCGGCCTTCGGTCATCTCCAGGCGGCCCGCGCCTTGAAGGCGCCGCAGAGGAGAGCAGCGGTTGGTGGAAACTTTTACTACATCTCCGATGACACGCCGCCCATCAGCTACTCGGACTTCAACCACGCTGTCCTGGCGCCCCTGGGCTTTGGCATACAGACCAGGCCCGTCCTCCCCTTCCCCATCCTCTACCTCATGGCCTTCCTCATGGAACTGCTCCAAGCTGTGCTTCGCCCCTTTTTGAAGTTTACCCCACCAATGAACAGGCAGCTTCTGGTTATGCTGAACACATCCTTCAGCTTCTCTTATCAAAAGGCCCACAGAGATATGGGATACACTCCTCGTCACGACTGGGAGGAAGCACGCCAGCGAACCACTGACTGGCTAGCATCTGTCCTGCCCAGAGAAAGAGAACGAGTCAGTGTGAAATAA